In Myotis daubentonii chromosome 16, mMyoDau2.1, whole genome shotgun sequence, one DNA window encodes the following:
- the KSR1 gene encoding kinase suppressor of Ras 1 isoform X8: MEVGPEILRELTLDALLDMNEAKVKETLRRCGASAEECGRLQYALTCLRKVTGLGREHREDLGWSSLDARRESGSGPSTDTLSPASLPWPPGSTQLGRMGSNAQGPRSVSVSALPTSDFPTPGPSEGLTDTCIPLHASGRLTPRALHSFITPPTTPQLRRHTKLKPPRTPPPPSRKVFQLLPSFPTLTRSKSHESQLGNRIDEVSPSTYLTRFGKSDSFSSPPSAAGSDLPHGSPQMVRRDIGLSVTHRFSTKSWLSQVCHVCQKSMMFGVKCKHCRLKCHNKCTKEAPACRISFLPIARIRRTESVPSDINNPVDRAAEPHFGTLPKALTKKEHPPTMNHLDSSSNPSSTTSSTPSSPAPFPTSSNPSSATTPPNPSPGQRDSRFNFPAAYFIHHRQQFIFPDISAFPPAAPFPDSADSTRLDDQPKADVLEDHEVEAEEPEAGKSEAEDDEDEVDDLPSSRRTWRGPISRKASQTSVYLQEWDIPFEQVELGEPIGQGRWGRVHRGRWHGEVAIRLLEMDGHNQDHLKLFKKEVMNYRQTRHENVVLFMGACMNPPHLAIITSFCKGRTLHSFVRDPKTSLDINKTRQIAQEIIKGMGYLHAKGIVHKDLKSKNVFYDNGKVVITDFGLFGMSGVVREGRRENQLKLSHDWLCYLAPEIVREMTPGKEEDQLPFSKAADVYAFGTVWYELQARDWPFKNQAAEALIWQIGSGEGMKRVLASASLGKEVTEILSACWAFDLQERPSFTLLMEMLEKLPKLNRRLSHPGHFWKSADRWRSRYYGKGRYGQPDFKNPCPALEEYINSSKVVPRFERFGLGALEASNPKM, encoded by the exons GAGATCCTCCGAGAGCTCACGCTGGATGCCCTGCTGGACATGAACGAGGCCAAGGTGAAGGAGACGCTGCGGCGCTGTGGGGCCAGTGCGGAGGAGTGTGGCCGCCTGCAGTACGCCCTCACCTGCCTGCGGAAGGTGACAGGCCTGG GAAGGGAGCACAGAGAGGACTTGGGCTGGAGTTCGTTGGATGCCCGGCGGGAAAGTGGCTCAGGGCCTTCCACGGACACCCTCtcaccagccagcctgccctggcccccagggagCACCCAGCTGGGCAGGATGGGCAGCAATGCCCAGGGTCCCCGCTCCGTCTCCGTGTCAGCTCTGCCCACCTCGGACTTCCCCACGCCTGGCCCCAGCGAGGGCCTCACGGACACCTGCATCCCCCTGCACGCCAGTGGCCGGCTGACCCCCCGTGCCCTGCACAGCTTCATCACCCCCCCAACCACGCCCCAGCTGCGACGGCACACCAAGCTGAAGCCGCCAAGGACGCCACCCCCTCCCAGCCGCAAGGTCTTCCAGCTGCTGCCCAGCTTCCCCACGCTCACCCGGAGCAAGTCCCATGAGTCTCAGCTGGGGAACCGCATTGACGAGGTCTCCCCAAGTACTTACTTGACGAG GTTTGGTAAGAGTGATTCATTttcgtcccctccctctgccgccGGGAGCG ATCTCCCCCACGGCTCCCCACAGATGGTACGGAGGGACATCGGGCTCTCGGTGACGCACAG GTTCTCCACCAAGTCCTGGCTGTCGCAGGTCTGCCACGTGTGCCAGAAGAGCATGATGTTTGGAGTGAAGTGCAAGCATTGCAG GTTGAAGTGTCATAACAAGTGCACCAAGGAAGCCCCCGCCTGCCGGATATCCTTCCTTCCAA TAGCTCGGATTCGGAGGACGGAATCTGTCCCTTCGGACATCAACAACCCGGTGGACAGGGCAGCCGAGCCCCATTTCGGAACCCTCCCCAAGGCACTGACAAAGAAG GAGCACCCTCCAACCATGAACCacctggactccagcagcaaccCGTCCTCCACCACATCCTCCACGCCCTCCTCGCCGGCTCCCTTCCCAACATCGTCCAACCCATCCAGTGCCACCACGCCCCCCAACCCCTCGCCCGGCCAGCGGGACAGCAGGTTCAACTTCCCAG CTGCCTACTTCATTCATCATAGACAGCAGTTTATCTTTCCAG ACATTTCCGCGTTTCCACCGGCAGCCCCGTTCCCCGATTCAGCGGACAGTACCCG GCTCGACGACCAGCCGAAGGCAGACGTGTTGGAGGATCATGAAGTAGAG GCCGAGGAGCCGGAGGCTGGCAAGTCAGAGGCAGAAGACGACGAGGACGAGGTGGACGACCTGCCGAGCTCCCGCCGCACCTGGCGGGGCCCCATCTCCCGCAAGGCCAGCCAGACCAGCGTGTACCTGCAGGAGTGGGACATCCCCTTCGAGCAGGTGGAGCTGGGCGAGCCCATCGGGCAGGGCCGCTGGGGCCGCGTGCACCGTGGCCGCTGGCACGGCGAGGTGGCCATCCGCCTGCTGGAGATGGACGGCCACAACCAGGACCACCTGAAGCTGTTCAAGAAAGAGGTGATGAACTACCGGCAGACGCGGCACGAGAACGTGGTGCTCTTCATGGGGGCCTGCATGAACCCGCCCCACCTGGCCATCATCACCAG CTTCTGCAAGGGGCGGACGTTACACTCGTTTGTGAGGGACCCCAAGACATCGCTGGACATCAACAAAACGCGGCAGATCGCTCAGGAGATCATCAAG GGCATGGGCTATCTGCATGCCAAGGGCATCGTGCACAAGGATCTCAAATCCAAGAATGTCTTCTATGACAACGGCAAAGTGGTCATCACCGACTTTGGGCTGTTTGGGATGTCGGGCGTGGTCCGAGAGGGACG GCGTGAGAACCAGCTGAAGCTGTCACATGACTGGCTGTGCTACTTGGCTCCTGAGATCGTGCGTGAGATGACGCCCGGGAAAGAAGAGGATCAGCTGCCGTTCTCCAAAGCTGCTGACGTCTATGCATTCGG GACCGTTTGGTATGAGCTGCAAGCAAGAGACTGGCCCTTTAAGAACCAAGCCGCAGAGGCCTTGATCTGGCAGATCGGAAGTGGAGAGGGAATGAAGCGAGTCCTGGCCTCCGCCAGCCTGGGGAAGGAGGTCACG GAGATCCTGTCCGCCTGCTGGGCTTTCGACCTGCAGGAGAGGCCCAGCTTCACGCTGCTGATGGAAATGCTGGAGAAACTGCCCAAGCTGAACCGGCGGCTCTCCCACCCTGGGCACTTCTGGAAGTCTGCTGA TCGCTGGCGGAGCCGATACTACGGGAAAGGACGATACGGCCAACCTGACTTTAAGAATCCCTGCCCCGCTCTGGAGGAATA
- the KSR1 gene encoding kinase suppressor of Ras 1 isoform X7: MNEAKVKETLRRCGASAEECGRLQYALTCLRKVTGLGREHREDLGWSSLDARRESGSGPSTDTLSPASLPWPPGSTQLGRMGSNAQGPRSVSVSALPTSDFPTPGPSEGLTDTCIPLHASGRLTPRALHSFITPPTTPQLRRHTKLKPPRTPPPPSRKVFQLLPSFPTLTRSKSHESQLGNRIDEVSPSTYLTRFGKSDSFSSPPSAAGSDLPHGSPQMVRRDIGLSVTHRFSTKSWLSQVCHVCQKSMMFGVKCKHCRLKCHNKCTKEAPACRISFLPIARIRRTESVPSDINNPVDRAAEPHFGTLPKALTKKEHPPTMNHLDSSSNPSSTTSSTPSSPAPFPTSSNPSSATTPPNPSPGQRDSRFNFPAAYFIHHRQQFIFPDISAFPPAAPFPDSADSTRLDDQPKADVLEDHEVEAEEPEAGKSEAEDDEDEVDDLPSSRRTWRGPISRKASQTSVYLQEWDIPFEQVELGEPIGQGRWGRVHRGRWHGEVAIRLLEMDGHNQDHLKLFKKEVMNYRQTRHENVVLFMGACMNPPHLAIITSFCKGRTLHSFVRDPKTSLDINKTRQIAQEIIKGMGYLHAKGIVHKDLKSKNVFYDNGKVVITDFGLFGMSGVVREGRRENQLKLSHDWLCYLAPEIVREMTPGKEEDQLPFSKAADVYAFGTVWYELQARDWPFKNQAAEALIWQIGSGEGMKRVLASASLGKEVTEILSACWAFDLQERPSFTLLMEMLEKLPKLNRRLSHPGHFWKSADRWRSRYYGKGRYGQPDFKNPCPALEEYINSSKVVPRFERFGLGALEASNPKM, from the exons ATGAACGAGGCCAAGGTGAAGGAGACGCTGCGGCGCTGTGGGGCCAGTGCGGAGGAGTGTGGCCGCCTGCAGTACGCCCTCACCTGCCTGCGGAAGGTGACAGGCCTGG GAAGGGAGCACAGAGAGGACTTGGGCTGGAGTTCGTTGGATGCCCGGCGGGAAAGTGGCTCAGGGCCTTCCACGGACACCCTCtcaccagccagcctgccctggcccccagggagCACCCAGCTGGGCAGGATGGGCAGCAATGCCCAGGGTCCCCGCTCCGTCTCCGTGTCAGCTCTGCCCACCTCGGACTTCCCCACGCCTGGCCCCAGCGAGGGCCTCACGGACACCTGCATCCCCCTGCACGCCAGTGGCCGGCTGACCCCCCGTGCCCTGCACAGCTTCATCACCCCCCCAACCACGCCCCAGCTGCGACGGCACACCAAGCTGAAGCCGCCAAGGACGCCACCCCCTCCCAGCCGCAAGGTCTTCCAGCTGCTGCCCAGCTTCCCCACGCTCACCCGGAGCAAGTCCCATGAGTCTCAGCTGGGGAACCGCATTGACGAGGTCTCCCCAAGTACTTACTTGACGAG GTTTGGTAAGAGTGATTCATTttcgtcccctccctctgccgccGGGAGCG ATCTCCCCCACGGCTCCCCACAGATGGTACGGAGGGACATCGGGCTCTCGGTGACGCACAG GTTCTCCACCAAGTCCTGGCTGTCGCAGGTCTGCCACGTGTGCCAGAAGAGCATGATGTTTGGAGTGAAGTGCAAGCATTGCAG GTTGAAGTGTCATAACAAGTGCACCAAGGAAGCCCCCGCCTGCCGGATATCCTTCCTTCCAA TAGCTCGGATTCGGAGGACGGAATCTGTCCCTTCGGACATCAACAACCCGGTGGACAGGGCAGCCGAGCCCCATTTCGGAACCCTCCCCAAGGCACTGACAAAGAAG GAGCACCCTCCAACCATGAACCacctggactccagcagcaaccCGTCCTCCACCACATCCTCCACGCCCTCCTCGCCGGCTCCCTTCCCAACATCGTCCAACCCATCCAGTGCCACCACGCCCCCCAACCCCTCGCCCGGCCAGCGGGACAGCAGGTTCAACTTCCCAG CTGCCTACTTCATTCATCATAGACAGCAGTTTATCTTTCCAG ACATTTCCGCGTTTCCACCGGCAGCCCCGTTCCCCGATTCAGCGGACAGTACCCG GCTCGACGACCAGCCGAAGGCAGACGTGTTGGAGGATCATGAAGTAGAG GCCGAGGAGCCGGAGGCTGGCAAGTCAGAGGCAGAAGACGACGAGGACGAGGTGGACGACCTGCCGAGCTCCCGCCGCACCTGGCGGGGCCCCATCTCCCGCAAGGCCAGCCAGACCAGCGTGTACCTGCAGGAGTGGGACATCCCCTTCGAGCAGGTGGAGCTGGGCGAGCCCATCGGGCAGGGCCGCTGGGGCCGCGTGCACCGTGGCCGCTGGCACGGCGAGGTGGCCATCCGCCTGCTGGAGATGGACGGCCACAACCAGGACCACCTGAAGCTGTTCAAGAAAGAGGTGATGAACTACCGGCAGACGCGGCACGAGAACGTGGTGCTCTTCATGGGGGCCTGCATGAACCCGCCCCACCTGGCCATCATCACCAG CTTCTGCAAGGGGCGGACGTTACACTCGTTTGTGAGGGACCCCAAGACATCGCTGGACATCAACAAAACGCGGCAGATCGCTCAGGAGATCATCAAG GGCATGGGCTATCTGCATGCCAAGGGCATCGTGCACAAGGATCTCAAATCCAAGAATGTCTTCTATGACAACGGCAAAGTGGTCATCACCGACTTTGGGCTGTTTGGGATGTCGGGCGTGGTCCGAGAGGGACG GCGTGAGAACCAGCTGAAGCTGTCACATGACTGGCTGTGCTACTTGGCTCCTGAGATCGTGCGTGAGATGACGCCCGGGAAAGAAGAGGATCAGCTGCCGTTCTCCAAAGCTGCTGACGTCTATGCATTCGG GACCGTTTGGTATGAGCTGCAAGCAAGAGACTGGCCCTTTAAGAACCAAGCCGCAGAGGCCTTGATCTGGCAGATCGGAAGTGGAGAGGGAATGAAGCGAGTCCTGGCCTCCGCCAGCCTGGGGAAGGAGGTCACG GAGATCCTGTCCGCCTGCTGGGCTTTCGACCTGCAGGAGAGGCCCAGCTTCACGCTGCTGATGGAAATGCTGGAGAAACTGCCCAAGCTGAACCGGCGGCTCTCCCACCCTGGGCACTTCTGGAAGTCTGCTGA TCGCTGGCGGAGCCGATACTACGGGAAAGGACGATACGGCCAACCTGACTTTAAGAATCCCTGCCCCGCTCTGGAGGAATA